The following proteins come from a genomic window of Sebastes fasciatus isolate fSebFas1 chromosome 6, fSebFas1.pri, whole genome shotgun sequence:
- the clip1a gene encoding CAP-Gly domain-containing linker protein 1 isoform X12, which produces MSSAKPSGIKGPSKIARPPGTAAPKTNPSTVAKVAVADKSAASASGEDAQSGGESFQVGDRVWVNGNKPGYIQFLGDAQFAPGQWAGIVLDEPIGKNDGSVAGVRYFQCEALRGIFTRPSKLSLTEGEANGTETAPPSRAASPTPSVGSVASHTPATKSTLPSTTPATKKASPTTPATPATPAPPSSNLARTNSESVSNLSESGSVKKGERELKMGDRVLVGGTKAGVVRFLGETDFAKGEWCGVELDEPLGKNDGAVAGTRYFQCQPKYGLFAPVHKVTRIGFPSTTPAKAKTTVRKVVATPSGLKRSPSASSISTMSSVASSVSAKPSRTGLLTETSSRYNRKISGTTALQEALKEKQQHIEQLMAERDMERAEVAKATCHVGEMEQEIGALRDDQEQMETKMDQLRALVEAADKDKVEMLNQLEEERRKVEDLQFRVEEACITKGDLEVATVSEKSRIMDLEKDLSLRRREVSDLQLRLGTQQGSEDSNSTLSPLLEEINSLRDQLACQEVKQQEELATYKEKLEAQEKTHSETAAQLQATSVRLSGDKEQLQMRLSQAEKENADKIELWRSKLESAVDSHQQAMEELKVSFSKGAGAQAEELIETKSALEKLKMEHKSAVEEAGDKHEADAAAWIRETQALKAQRSSLIEDKERLEESLRSSVDKAEEQHLVEMEDVLGKLHAAELRVNELEEKEAMLAQQAQDKDGETKEQMSEMVALRSQVAQGNKELVTLKSQLEVVQSQGDNQGAKVSELSSQLEGRQQEVLSLQQSVTTVQQEKDSLEQELGGLKQKLSQSTEEQTKSSNTMQETLEKLSKKEEQCTSLTTESDSIKSQLAGLERKLKAADEKLEQLSKDKCKLENDISDMMKTSGDSSVQLTKMNEDLIQKERRLEELQCQLSEEKEKVAHSNEQLQQEQSRREQELKETRDTHQSQISSLQEKITNLEKTVKQGETLVEELKASQEKSISEASKLNVKKLKVLQSQVDTLKQELSSSKDKTQELETFVSELQPYKEQAQATEASGKTTEALEQLTTDKASLLQEKNEAQTLLEELRSSKQKMETQLKTLKKHNSKYQEDLNVSKEQLSIETQRTESMCQEIEELKEAVTVKTQSLQKLQDKNNKLTQELDNGHKGQSDLVKLKDEQSKLKKQLKQRESTLKEQFEKEKAALQKSIHKNSALISEKDQQVENLRSELVGLRGESASVKTLEGTIHSLERDKANLQDRVQRLERNLAAGPNTINESSGDTVLDQLREDKETAESQIEFLNSVIIDLQRKNEEQKGKLETMAAAALNGNNPSQLDNHDSHDKEPAKKKLPPRLFCDICDCFDLHDTEDCPTQMQMPDSPQHTTYHGSKGGGERAYCDICEVFGHWTESCNDDQTF; this is translated from the exons ATGAGCTCAGCCAAGCCCAGTGGGATCAAAGGGCCCAGCAAGATAGCTAGGCCACCTGGGACAGCGGCCCCCAAGACCAACCCCAGCACAG TAGCTAAAGTTGCTGTGGCTGACAAATCAGCTGCCAGTGCCAGTGGAGAGGATGCCCAGAGTGGTGGGGAGAGCTTCCAGGTTGGGGACCGAGTATGGGTAAATGGGAATAAACCGGGCTACATACAGTTTTTGGGAGATGCACAGTTTGCTCCAGGACAGTGGGCAGGGATTGTTCTCGATGAGCCAATTGGGAAGAACGATGGGTCGGTGGCAGGCGTGCGCTACTTCCAGTGTGAAGCCCTGCGAGGAATATTTACCCGCCCATCCAAGTTGTCTCTCACAGAGGGGGAGGCTAATGGAACTGAGACGGCACCCCCCTCCCGCGCTGCATCACCCACTCCTTCAGTTGGCAGTGTGGCCTCGCATACACCCGCCACAAAATCAACATTACCCTCAACTACCCCGGCAACCAAGAAGGCCTCCCCCACTACACCAGCTACACCAGCTACGCCAGCTCCACCATCTTCCAACCTCGCACGCACAAACAGTGAATCTGTCTCCAACCTCTCCGAGAGTGGATCAGTCAAGAAGGGGGAACGGGAACTGAAGATGGGTGACCGAGTACTG GTTGGTGGTACAAAGGCTGGAGTGGTACGTTTCCTTGGAGAAACAGATTTTGCCAAAGGCGAGTGGTGTGGTGTGGAATTGGATGAGCCCTTAGGAAAGAATGATGGCGCAGTGGCAGGCACAAG ATATTTTCAGTGTCAACCCAAGTATGGCTTATTTGCTCCAGTGCACAAAGTCACACGCATTGGCTTCCCCTCCACCACGCCAGCCAAAGCAAAAACAACGGTTCGGAAAGTAGTGGCCACACCATCAGGTCTGAAGCGAAGCCCGAGTGCCTCCTCCATCAGTACCATGAGCTCTGTGGCATCCTCCGTCAGCGCCAAGCCCAGCCGCACAGGCCTG CTAACGGAGACATCATCACGGTATAATCGTAAGATTTCAGGCACCACAGCCCTGCAGGAGGCGCTGAAGGAGAAGCAGCAGCATATTGAGCAGCTTATGGCTGAGAGGGACATGGAGAGAGCGGAGGTTGCCAAGGCCACTTGCCATGTTGGAGAGATGGAGCAAGAAATTGGCGCGCTCAGGGATGATCAGGAGCAG ATGGAGACCAAGATGGATCAGTTACGTGCCTTGGTAGAAGCTGCGGACAAAGACAAAGTGGAGATGCTGaatcagctggaggaggagcgtAG GAAGGTGGAGGACCTTCAGTTCCGCGTAGAGGAAGCTTGCATTACCAAAGGAGACCTGGAG GTTGCTACTGTGTCGGAAAAATCCCGTATTATGGACCTTGAGAAGGACCTTTCACTGCGAAGAAGAGAGGTATCTGACCTGCAGCTGCGTCTCGGGACCCAACAGGGCTCTGAGGACTCAAACTCTACTCTTTCTCCCCTTCTGGAAGAGATAAACTCTCTGAGGGATCAGTTGGCTTGCCAAGAAGTTAAGCAGCAAGAAGAGCTTGCAACGTACAAGGAGAAGCTAGAAGCTCAAGAAAAGACCCACAGCGAGACAGCTGCCCAGCTTCAGGCTACATCTGTGAGGCTCTCTGGTGACAAAGAGCAGTTGCAGATGCGCTTAAGCCAGGCGGAGAAGGAGAATGCTGACAAAATTGAACTGTGGCGTTCCAAGTTGGAGTCTGCCGTTGACTCTCACCAGCAAGCCATGGAGGAGCTGAAGGTGTCCTTCAGCAAAGGCGCAGGTGCCCAGGCAGAAGAACTTATCGAAACCAAAAGTGCACTAGAGAAGCTGAAGATGGAGCACAAGTCGGCTGTAGAGGAGGCTGGAGACAAACATGAGGCCGATGCTGCAGCTTGGATTCGGGAGACGCAGGCACTGAAGGCACAGCGGTCGTCTTTGATTGAGGACAAGGAGCGACTGGAGGAGTCGCTGCGGTCCAGCGTTGACAAAGCAGAGGAGCAGCACCTTGTGGAGATGGAGGATGTTCTTGGGAAACTCCATGCTGCCGAACTTAGGGTGAACGAGCTTGAGGAGAAAGAAGCGATGTTGGCACAACAGGCCCAAGACAAGGACGGAGAAACCAAAGAGCAGATGTCAGAAATGGTGGCTCTGCGCAGCCAAGTAGCACAAGGTAACAAGGAGCTTGTGACCCTGAAGAGTCAATTAGAGGTGGTTCAGAGCCAAGGGGACAACCAGGGTGCCAAG GTGAGTGAATTGAGCTCACAGTTGGAGGGCCGACAGCAGGAAGTCCTGTCTTTACAGCAGAGTGTGACCACTGTACAGCAGGAGAAAGACTCCCTGGAACAAGAGCTCGGAGGCCTG AAACAAAAGTTGTCTCAAAGCACGGAGGAGCAGACTAAATCATCAAACACTATGCAAG AAACACTTGAGAAGCTCAGTAAGAAGGAAGAGCAGTGCACATCTCTGACGACAGAATCAGATTCTATAAAAAGTCAACTTGCCG GGCTGGAGAGGAAGCTGAAGGCTGCAGATGAAAAGCTTGAGCAGCTTTCAAAGGACAAATGCAAGCTGGAAAATGATATTTCAGACATGATGAAGACATCTGGTGATAGTTCAGTACAGCTGACCAAAATGAATGAAGATCTCATACAGAAAGAAAG GAGGCTGGAGGAGTTACAGTGTCAACTatcagaggagaaggagaaggtggCACACTCAAATGAACAACTCCAGCAGGAACAGTCCCGTAGAGAGCAGGAGCTGAAAGAGACCAGAGATACACATCAGTCTCAAATAAGTAGCCTTCAGGAGAAGATCACTAATTTG GAGAAGACTGTTAAACAGGGTGAGACCCTTGTTGAGGAGCTCAAGGCCTCACAAGAGAAATCCATCTCTGAGGCTTCAAAGCTCAATGTGAAGAAGCTCAAGGTTCTGCAGAGTCAGGTTGACACGTTGAAGCAGGAACTCTCCTCCTCCAAGGACAAAACCCAGGAGCTGGAGACGTTTGTATCTGAGCTGCAGCCATACAAGGAACAAGCTCAG GCTACAGAGGCCTCTGGCAAGACCACTGAGGCTCTGGAACAGCTGACAACAGACAAAGCCAGTTTGCTGCAGGAGAAGAACGAAGCCCAAACTTTGCTGGAAGAGCTCCGGAGCTCCAAGCAGAAGATGGAGACACAG CTGAAAACATTGAAGAAACATAATTCCAAGTACCAAGAAGATCTGAATGTATCCAAAGAGCAGCTCAGCATAGAAACTCAGAGGACTGAGAGTATGTGCCAGGAAAT TGAGGAGCTTAAAGAAGCCGTTACTGTGAAGACGCAGTCCCTGCAGAAGCTGCAAGATAAGAACAACAAGCTGACTCAGGAGCTTGATAACGGTCACAAAGGCCAGAGCGATCTTGTGAAG cTCAAGGATGAGCAATCAAAACTCAAAAAGCAGTTGAAGCAAAG GGAGAGCACCTTGAAGGAGCAGTTTGAAAAGGAGAAGGCCGCCCTCCAAAAGTCCATCCATAAAAACAGTGCCTTAATTTCAGAAAAGGACCAGCAGGTGGAAAACCTGAGGAGCGAG CTGGTTGGACTGCGTGGGGAAAGTGCCTCAGTTAAGACACTGGAGGGTACAATTCACTCCTTGGAGCGGGACAAGGCTAATCTACAGGACCGTGTTCAGAGACTGGAGAGGAACCTGGCTGCAGGGCCCAACACCATCAACGAGTCCTCAG GTGATACAGTTTTGGACCAACTAAGAGAGGATAAGGAGACTGCAGAGAGCCAG ATTGAGTTCCTGAATTCAGTCATCATCGACCTCCAGAGgaagaatgaggaacaaaagGGCAAATTGGAGACAATGGCAGCTGCTGCTCTCAATGGGAATAATCCAAGTCAGCTGGATAACCATGATAG CCATGACAAGGAACCCGCGAAGAAGAAGCTTCCCCCAAGGCTGTTCTGTGACATCTGCGACTGCTTCGACCTCCACGACACAGAGGACTGTCCCACACAAATGCAGATGCCCGACTCCCCTCAACACACCACCTACCACGGCAGTAAGGGCGGCGGCGAGCGGGCCTACTGCGACATCTGTGAGGTCTTTGGCCACTGGACCGAATCCTGTAACGACGACCAGACCTTTTAA
- the clip1a gene encoding CAP-Gly domain-containing linker protein 1 isoform X6 → MSSAKPSGIKGPSKIARPPGTAAPKTNPSTAVAKVAVADKSAASASGEDAQSGGESFQVGDRVWVNGNKPGYIQFLGDAQFAPGQWAGIVLDEPIGKNDGSVAGVRYFQCEALRGIFTRPSKLSLTEGEANGTETAPPSRAASPTPSVGSVASHTPATKSTLPSTTPATKKASPTTPATPATPAPPSSNLARTNSESVSNLSESGSVKKGERELKMGDRVLVGGTKAGVVRFLGETDFAKGEWCGVELDEPLGKNDGAVAGTRYFQCQPKYGLFAPVHKVTRIGFPSTTPAKAKTTVRKVVATPSGLKRSPSASSISTMSSVASSVSAKPSRTGLLTETSSRYNRKISGTTALQEALKEKQQHIEQLMAERDMERAEVAKATCHVGEMEQEIGALRDDQEQMETKMDQLRALVEAADKDKVEMLNQLEEERRKVEDLQFRVEEACITKGDLETQTRLEHAHIKELEQSLLFEKTKAEKLQRELEDTRVATVSEKSRIMDLEKDLSLRRREVSDLQLRLGTQQGSEDSNSTLSPLLEEINSLRDQLACQEVKQQEELATYKEKLEAQEKTHSETAAQLQATSVRLSGDKEQLQMRLSQAEKENADKIELWRSKLESAVDSHQQAMEELKVSFSKGAGAQAEELIETKSALEKLKMEHKSAVEEAGDKHEADAAAWIRETQALKAQRSSLIEDKERLEESLRSSVDKAEEQHLVEMEDVLGKLHAAELRVNELEEKEAMLAQQAQDKDGETKEQMSEMVALRSQVAQGNKELVTLKSQLEVVQSQGDNQGAKVSELSSQLEGRQQEVLSLQQSVTTVQQEKDSLEQELGGLKQKLSQSTEEQTKSSNTMQETLEKLSKKEEQCTSLTTESDSIKSQLAGLERKLKAADEKLEQLSKDKCKLENDISDMMKTSGDSSVQLTKMNEDLIQKERRLEELQCQLSEEKEKVAHSNEQLQQEQSRREQELKETRDTHQSQISSLQEKITNLEKTVKQGETLVEELKASQEKSISEASKLNVKKLKVLQSQVDTLKQELSSSKDKTQELETFVSELQPYKEQAQATEASGKTTEALEQLTTDKASLLQEKNEAQTLLEELRSSKQKMETQLKTLKKHNSKYQEDLNVSKEQLSIETQRTESMCQEIEELKEAVTVKTQSLQKLQDKNNKLTQELDNGHKGQSDLVKLKDEQSKLKKQLKQSLPNNAFRESTLKEQFEKEKAALQKSIHKNSALISEKDQQVENLRSELVGLRGESASVKTLEGTIHSLERDKANLQDRVQRLERNLAAGPNTINESSGDTVLDQLREDKETAESQIEFLNSVIIDLQRKNEEQKGKLETMAAAALNGNNPSQLDNHDSHDKEPAKKKLPPRLFCDICDCFDLHDTEDCPTQMQMPDSPQHTTYHGSKGGGERAYCDICEVFGHWTESCNDDQTF, encoded by the exons ATGAGCTCAGCCAAGCCCAGTGGGATCAAAGGGCCCAGCAAGATAGCTAGGCCACCTGGGACAGCGGCCCCCAAGACCAACCCCAGCACAG CAGTAGCTAAAGTTGCTGTGGCTGACAAATCAGCTGCCAGTGCCAGTGGAGAGGATGCCCAGAGTGGTGGGGAGAGCTTCCAGGTTGGGGACCGAGTATGGGTAAATGGGAATAAACCGGGCTACATACAGTTTTTGGGAGATGCACAGTTTGCTCCAGGACAGTGGGCAGGGATTGTTCTCGATGAGCCAATTGGGAAGAACGATGGGTCGGTGGCAGGCGTGCGCTACTTCCAGTGTGAAGCCCTGCGAGGAATATTTACCCGCCCATCCAAGTTGTCTCTCACAGAGGGGGAGGCTAATGGAACTGAGACGGCACCCCCCTCCCGCGCTGCATCACCCACTCCTTCAGTTGGCAGTGTGGCCTCGCATACACCCGCCACAAAATCAACATTACCCTCAACTACCCCGGCAACCAAGAAGGCCTCCCCCACTACACCAGCTACACCAGCTACGCCAGCTCCACCATCTTCCAACCTCGCACGCACAAACAGTGAATCTGTCTCCAACCTCTCCGAGAGTGGATCAGTCAAGAAGGGGGAACGGGAACTGAAGATGGGTGACCGAGTACTG GTTGGTGGTACAAAGGCTGGAGTGGTACGTTTCCTTGGAGAAACAGATTTTGCCAAAGGCGAGTGGTGTGGTGTGGAATTGGATGAGCCCTTAGGAAAGAATGATGGCGCAGTGGCAGGCACAAG ATATTTTCAGTGTCAACCCAAGTATGGCTTATTTGCTCCAGTGCACAAAGTCACACGCATTGGCTTCCCCTCCACCACGCCAGCCAAAGCAAAAACAACGGTTCGGAAAGTAGTGGCCACACCATCAGGTCTGAAGCGAAGCCCGAGTGCCTCCTCCATCAGTACCATGAGCTCTGTGGCATCCTCCGTCAGCGCCAAGCCCAGCCGCACAGGCCTG CTAACGGAGACATCATCACGGTATAATCGTAAGATTTCAGGCACCACAGCCCTGCAGGAGGCGCTGAAGGAGAAGCAGCAGCATATTGAGCAGCTTATGGCTGAGAGGGACATGGAGAGAGCGGAGGTTGCCAAGGCCACTTGCCATGTTGGAGAGATGGAGCAAGAAATTGGCGCGCTCAGGGATGATCAGGAGCAG ATGGAGACCAAGATGGATCAGTTACGTGCCTTGGTAGAAGCTGCGGACAAAGACAAAGTGGAGATGCTGaatcagctggaggaggagcgtAG GAAGGTGGAGGACCTTCAGTTCCGCGTAGAGGAAGCTTGCATTACCAAAGGAGACCTGGAG ACGCAGACCAGACTGGAGCATGCCCACATTAAGGAGCTTGAACAGAGCCTACTCTTTGAAAAGACCAAAGCTGAGAAGCTCCAAAGAGAGTTAGAAGACACTAGG GTTGCTACTGTGTCGGAAAAATCCCGTATTATGGACCTTGAGAAGGACCTTTCACTGCGAAGAAGAGAGGTATCTGACCTGCAGCTGCGTCTCGGGACCCAACAGGGCTCTGAGGACTCAAACTCTACTCTTTCTCCCCTTCTGGAAGAGATAAACTCTCTGAGGGATCAGTTGGCTTGCCAAGAAGTTAAGCAGCAAGAAGAGCTTGCAACGTACAAGGAGAAGCTAGAAGCTCAAGAAAAGACCCACAGCGAGACAGCTGCCCAGCTTCAGGCTACATCTGTGAGGCTCTCTGGTGACAAAGAGCAGTTGCAGATGCGCTTAAGCCAGGCGGAGAAGGAGAATGCTGACAAAATTGAACTGTGGCGTTCCAAGTTGGAGTCTGCCGTTGACTCTCACCAGCAAGCCATGGAGGAGCTGAAGGTGTCCTTCAGCAAAGGCGCAGGTGCCCAGGCAGAAGAACTTATCGAAACCAAAAGTGCACTAGAGAAGCTGAAGATGGAGCACAAGTCGGCTGTAGAGGAGGCTGGAGACAAACATGAGGCCGATGCTGCAGCTTGGATTCGGGAGACGCAGGCACTGAAGGCACAGCGGTCGTCTTTGATTGAGGACAAGGAGCGACTGGAGGAGTCGCTGCGGTCCAGCGTTGACAAAGCAGAGGAGCAGCACCTTGTGGAGATGGAGGATGTTCTTGGGAAACTCCATGCTGCCGAACTTAGGGTGAACGAGCTTGAGGAGAAAGAAGCGATGTTGGCACAACAGGCCCAAGACAAGGACGGAGAAACCAAAGAGCAGATGTCAGAAATGGTGGCTCTGCGCAGCCAAGTAGCACAAGGTAACAAGGAGCTTGTGACCCTGAAGAGTCAATTAGAGGTGGTTCAGAGCCAAGGGGACAACCAGGGTGCCAAG GTGAGTGAATTGAGCTCACAGTTGGAGGGCCGACAGCAGGAAGTCCTGTCTTTACAGCAGAGTGTGACCACTGTACAGCAGGAGAAAGACTCCCTGGAACAAGAGCTCGGAGGCCTG AAACAAAAGTTGTCTCAAAGCACGGAGGAGCAGACTAAATCATCAAACACTATGCAAG AAACACTTGAGAAGCTCAGTAAGAAGGAAGAGCAGTGCACATCTCTGACGACAGAATCAGATTCTATAAAAAGTCAACTTGCCG GGCTGGAGAGGAAGCTGAAGGCTGCAGATGAAAAGCTTGAGCAGCTTTCAAAGGACAAATGCAAGCTGGAAAATGATATTTCAGACATGATGAAGACATCTGGTGATAGTTCAGTACAGCTGACCAAAATGAATGAAGATCTCATACAGAAAGAAAG GAGGCTGGAGGAGTTACAGTGTCAACTatcagaggagaaggagaaggtggCACACTCAAATGAACAACTCCAGCAGGAACAGTCCCGTAGAGAGCAGGAGCTGAAAGAGACCAGAGATACACATCAGTCTCAAATAAGTAGCCTTCAGGAGAAGATCACTAATTTG GAGAAGACTGTTAAACAGGGTGAGACCCTTGTTGAGGAGCTCAAGGCCTCACAAGAGAAATCCATCTCTGAGGCTTCAAAGCTCAATGTGAAGAAGCTCAAGGTTCTGCAGAGTCAGGTTGACACGTTGAAGCAGGAACTCTCCTCCTCCAAGGACAAAACCCAGGAGCTGGAGACGTTTGTATCTGAGCTGCAGCCATACAAGGAACAAGCTCAG GCTACAGAGGCCTCTGGCAAGACCACTGAGGCTCTGGAACAGCTGACAACAGACAAAGCCAGTTTGCTGCAGGAGAAGAACGAAGCCCAAACTTTGCTGGAAGAGCTCCGGAGCTCCAAGCAGAAGATGGAGACACAG CTGAAAACATTGAAGAAACATAATTCCAAGTACCAAGAAGATCTGAATGTATCCAAAGAGCAGCTCAGCATAGAAACTCAGAGGACTGAGAGTATGTGCCAGGAAAT TGAGGAGCTTAAAGAAGCCGTTACTGTGAAGACGCAGTCCCTGCAGAAGCTGCAAGATAAGAACAACAAGCTGACTCAGGAGCTTGATAACGGTCACAAAGGCCAGAGCGATCTTGTGAAG cTCAAGGATGAGCAATCAAAACTCAAAAAGCAGTTGAAGCAAAG CCTGCCGAATAATGCCTTCAG GGAGAGCACCTTGAAGGAGCAGTTTGAAAAGGAGAAGGCCGCCCTCCAAAAGTCCATCCATAAAAACAGTGCCTTAATTTCAGAAAAGGACCAGCAGGTGGAAAACCTGAGGAGCGAG CTGGTTGGACTGCGTGGGGAAAGTGCCTCAGTTAAGACACTGGAGGGTACAATTCACTCCTTGGAGCGGGACAAGGCTAATCTACAGGACCGTGTTCAGAGACTGGAGAGGAACCTGGCTGCAGGGCCCAACACCATCAACGAGTCCTCAG GTGATACAGTTTTGGACCAACTAAGAGAGGATAAGGAGACTGCAGAGAGCCAG ATTGAGTTCCTGAATTCAGTCATCATCGACCTCCAGAGgaagaatgaggaacaaaagGGCAAATTGGAGACAATGGCAGCTGCTGCTCTCAATGGGAATAATCCAAGTCAGCTGGATAACCATGATAG CCATGACAAGGAACCCGCGAAGAAGAAGCTTCCCCCAAGGCTGTTCTGTGACATCTGCGACTGCTTCGACCTCCACGACACAGAGGACTGTCCCACACAAATGCAGATGCCCGACTCCCCTCAACACACCACCTACCACGGCAGTAAGGGCGGCGGCGAGCGGGCCTACTGCGACATCTGTGAGGTCTTTGGCCACTGGACCGAATCCTGTAACGACGACCAGACCTTTTAA